The genome window CCAGggggaaagaaataatgaaagggTGGGTTTGGGAACGGCAGAGAGGCAAAGACGCGACAGAGAGACTGGGGGAAATAAGCGGGGGAACAGATTGGtatggagggggaagggagatcTAGGTGGAAGCCTGGGGTGCAAGAAATTGAGGGTATGGGCAGAAAGAAGTGGGATGGTGGGaagaataaactgaaaataaagggGTGGAAGAAGCTGAAACGTGTTATGGGGACGAGGCACGATAAGACTCGGCGTGCATTTCCGGGGCAAGGCTATAGTCTCACCGGAATCTGGCCCGACGCTCTCGGGGCCCGCTGCGTCCGCGACCAGGTGCGGGCCGCTAAGACACACGAGCTCGGCACGGCCCCGCAGCGCCTTCCTAAGAGCTCCGGTCTTTTCGCGGAAGCCCCGCTCGCTCTGACGGAAGCCCGCCAGGCACAACAGCCGGAGCGACTGCTTCTCGGCCATGGCACCGCGCAGGGCGCTAAAGAGCCCGGAAGCCACTTCCCCCGAGCGGAAGTTGATTTGAGGGGCGTGACGAAACGCCGGCTCCACCTTGAAGGAGGGCCTCAGAGCGCGCCTGACAAGTTCCCCGGACATCCGCTAGGGGTGAGGCGCGGCCAGAGCAGAGGCGGATACCTGGGAACCAGCAGTGTCTTAGGGAGCAGGGGGCGTCACCTTCTCGGCTCTGCAGCTGCAACCCTCGCAAGCCGTGTCTGGCAAGGGACGCGTGGACTCCTGGACCTGACATCGCAGAGTTCGGTCAGGGTCCCGCTTCTGCGACTTCCTGCACCCCGCTCCCTTGTAATTTTCAAAGCTGCCGCAAGGCGGCGGCCTCGGCTAGCGTCGCCAGGGAGGCggcctctcttctttcctccttcgAGCCCCTGCCTACCTTCCCCCGCGCCCGCCGGCCGTGGGCATGGGCGGTCAGGTCCCGTCCGTGGTTCACGGTCCACGGCCCCAGTGAGCTGCCGGCGTAGAAGTCCATGGGGTAGGGCTGCTGCCAGGAAATGTCCCGTAGGGCCACCGCCGCCTAGGGGAGAAAAATTGGACAATATTTGCCAACATTTTTCTGTGCATGATTATTTAACTCTACAACATCCTACGAAGATCCTATTATACCACAGAAAGGAAATGTGAGGCTTGTAGAGGataagggacttgcccaaggtcacataactaAGAAGTGGCTCAGCgctgccctcccaccccactcTACTTCAGATCCCTCCCCTGAAAGAGCCAGGTACAAAGGCCACTCTCTCCCAGGATTTTCAAAACTTGGTGTTACCTCATAGGGTGTCAGCAGTGGCTTAGGGAAGGCTGTGCCCCAGTCAATGGAGAGGCGTGGACATGCCACCTGCACCCACCTGGGAAGAGAAGTCAGGTCAGACCCAAGGGTGGCGGGGTCTTCCCTCTCTCCTAGGCAGCATGCTGAAGAACATGACTATGTCCCCAGCACAACAAATGAATGCTTGCTGCTAATTCTAAAGTAAAGATTGTCACCTACCACTGTTTAGAATAATTACACTGTAgtgttacttgttttctctggttttctccaCTATGAGCTTTCTGAGGTCAGGGCCTGGGCAGCTCATTTGTGATAGTATCTGCAGAATTAAATTTACTGCCAGGTACAGAGCAGGTGCCAACCACCCCTCAAACTCATCTCACATGGAACCActgtgctgttgcagttgtagtgAGCCCTGCTGGATGGGTGCtctgaaaacatgaaaatgtcatgaccTTGGAAGCAATTCCCGTTGACTTCAGCTTTCAGTATGTGCTGGGCAGGACTCAGCTTCTAAGCTTCTTTAGCCAGTCATAGCAAGGTAGGTGAGGTGGGGAAACACTCGTGCTATACACATGGCTCCCTGACTCAGCCTCCATGCAGGTACTTAGGAACTGAGACAAGAGCAGAGAATGTCATTGGCAAGATCAGCCCCACAGCTGAAGCAAGCAAAAGTGGGAGAGGATTTTAGGATCTTGGTGTGATTTCTAGAGCATAGGTGGGTGCCCTGCAGCAACGACCCTGGGTCTGATACATACACATCCACCTCAGGAAGTAGGCTAAGCTTGCTGGGAAAGATCTCAGAGAGCAGCAGCCTTACAAAGGGAAGTCCCAAGGCTTGGAGCCGAGATTCCAGGTGCTGttggaagagggaaggagagctGGGGTCACCAAGATCAAACAGTCAAGTCTAAATCCCTTAGTCTACTGATTTTCTCAGCTGGGTTTCCAATCAGTAGCCCTCCCAAGGCCAACCCAAgccctctgacctccagaatctTGGGGCTGCCCTGGCGGCCCAAAGTACCCAAGATAAGGCCCCAGGATTTAGCTAAGTGGGCAGTGGCGATGGCTTCCTGGCGGCTGGCCTGCATCCGTTGATGGTCATAATGCTCTCTGGACAGGACTTTGCTATATGGGTcatatctgaaaaagaagaagctATTAGGCTTGTGGTAATGGCCACTCACAGGACATGTGCTATACACATGGCTCCCTGACTTAGTCCCTCAGTCTCCTGAAACTTCAGGCTCCACGTAGGTAATTGGGAACTTAGGCAAGAGCAGAGACTGTCGTTGGTAAGATCAGTCTCACAGCTGGAGCAGGCAAAAGAGGGAGTGGGCTTTAGGATCTTGGTGTGAATCCTACAGGACAGGTAGGGAAAGCCAGGGCTAGAGGACCAGCCTGAGGCACCCTGGGTCTGATACTGATTCAGGACCCAAGCTCTTCAGATCCTTAGGGCTGGGGGCTGTTAAGTGGTCAGGGAATGAAGATGTTGAGGCTGACTCTCAGTGGCAGGAAATCCCACCCTTCCCCAAGCTggtcagcccagttcagcccataCCGGTAAGCAGGGACACTGGGGTTGGCAATCATGACAGATTCCAGATGGAAGCGGCCATCTCCAAGGTATCTGCAAGGGAAAGAAGGGGTTAAGTGTGGGGTAGGGCAGCAGAAGCAGAGGCCCTAGCTTTGGAGATCCAAGGGACTGAGTTCTTGGCCAGCTGTGGTGCTATGTGTGTGAACTGGGACAAGTCATCCTATCACCTTAGTTTTCTATGTGAGGCCTTATAAGGAGTTTGAATTGGGTAACGGGAAGGCCTCTCTAGTTATGTAATACAGAATCTAAGaactgccccctgccccacacacTCTTCTGGGTGAAAAGTAAAGGGGGCAGCCAAGGCCATGGTAAAACCATTTGGGGCTCTAGAGATTTCTAACTCAGAAGCTAggggaacagattctccctcctcTAGCTCAATATAGACATGAGAAACACTGTTTAGAGTGTCATCTATGCTGTAAATGAGGTATCAGGAAATACAGCAGGTACCCTCTACTCACACTAGCTCTTGGGTCCAGTTACTGAGTTATAACAACAGATACTATCTACTGGGACTTGTGCAGTGTTTCTGGGATTTGACTCTACACTTAACCACCACACTGCTGCAAGCATGCCCTGGGAGATGCTGTCCCTACCATCCCAGGCCATGCAGAGGCCAAAGCATGGAAGACAATCTGACATGGCAGCTCCTTGTCTCTTGGTGACCATACTGAATGGTTAGGAATGGACAATACTCAGGCTGTCTTTCTCTCAACACATATGTTGAAGCCCCCAAGCTAGGCATCTATGAACTCAGAAGCatgcaggcccaggcccaggggaaTGCCCCTCAGGGATGGGGCTGCCAGGTCTGGGCTTGGGAAGGCCCCAGTGGGGGTCTGTCCAGGGGCAGGGGCATTCTGTGTGGGTGCAGCAAGGCCTGTGGGACCAGCATCCGCAGCCCCAGAGGTGAGGCTGAGTCAGGGGAGTGGTCCTCCCTATTTCCCTGCCATTAGCAGGGAACGGGGCTCCCCTCTCCAGTCCCAGCCAGGGGAGCTATTGGCTCTGAGGCTGGCTGCATTCACACAACATTAAGCATTTCCATTACCTAAAATAATTAGGCGGCAGGAGACACGCTGCTCCTGCTTGTTAGCTGTCCGAATGCTAAATTAATGGGGCTGCAGCCTGGGCGTGCCCATCCATCTTTTCCAATTATATCCCCACTATTTCTAGCCCACCCTCAGCCCCCCATTAGGCCCTCTGATTCCTGTCCCATTCTGGGCATAGCCTTCTGGATGGTGGACAGAGCACTGGAAAGACAGGAAACCTGAAACCTTCTTTGGTCTCCATTTTGcagggtgaccttgagcaaatggTTAAGGAGCTttagactatttcctttcctgtaAAGTGAACCTCAGGGCACCCTCCTAGTGCACATTTCTTATGTCTTTATGACTGCCCCCCCCATTTTTCACTTACACAACAGCCTCCACCTCTTTGGGCAGGCAGGGGGACGTGCAGCCCAGAATCTCCCCAGGGGACAAGGGCTTGCACTGTGGGACACTCACACGATACTCAGCTTTCAGCTCCTGGGCAGCTGCCTGTAGGGATAATGAGGGCAGGGAAACAAGTGGTTGGGGAGAGAGAGCCGGGACTAGAGGACCAGCCTGAGGCACCCGACCAGGAGAGCCAGGAACAGCCCGGAGACTGGCTGCTGTCTGTCCACTTACCTGCAAGGTCGACACAAACTGAATGGtgctgaccagggccagggcaCTGGCTGGGGGGAAGGTGAGGCGGACAGAGTCCAGCAGGTGGGCAGTGTCTATCTGGATGTCCACAAAGACATACAGCACCTGGAAGTCTTGGGCTGAAGTGTCCATGGGaactgggaggagggaagagtttAGGACTTTGTTCTGGAAGGCAGGGGAGAGAGCCTAGCCCAGCCAAGGTCTCTGAACAGGCAGGACCAGTGGCTTCATCCTGCGGGTagaaggaggggtggggagtgcGGGCTTACAGGTCCCTGAGAAGctccttctctgtccctcagctgGTGGCTCAGCCTAGTCTACTACCAACAGCTTTTCAAACACCCACATCTGGGACAACAGAATGGTTTCCAAGGTAATTAAATCCAAAGGATGCAGAGCAGGAAGGCCAAGGCCATCCCAGAAACCAGGAGGGACCTCATGCCCATAAGCAGAGCAAGAAGGCACTGTGATGGAGACTGACATGCagtcctgcctccccaccagccctgccagGGTCCAGGTGTGTCCTGGCCTGCCATACCCAGGCAGCTGTGGCCATAGTGCACCAGGAAGTCAGCTCCCAGGGCCCTTGCAGTAAAATCATCCACACAGCAAGCCCCATAGGTCACGTCCCCCATCACCATCACTTCTGCCTCTGTGAACCTGtggggatggagggtggggaaaCAAGAGTAAGTGACACAAAGTGAGGTGGGAGGGAGATTTAACCCTGTGAAGGGCTGTCAGGGCAGagctcctctctgcctctcccaaTCCCTTGGGTTGGCAGCTGCCACTTCTGCCAACAAAGAGTAGGAGGGGCCCAGCTgccacctcccccagccctggcagcaGCTCCTGGAACTGCAGCTGTATGAGGATGGTCTCTGCAGCACCCTGATTCCTCTACCCAGGCTCAGACTGCAAAGGGGACCCCCAGCCTTCAGCCTAGCATACATGGGGTCAAACATAGCCCTCCAATGCCCTGACTCATCCCACCTGGAGCAGTGTGCATGTACAGATGCAAAGACACCCGCTCCCATGCCCTGACACTGCGCTGTGCGTGGGCACCCGTGCGTGGGTGCACAcagcctccctgctgcccagaccCCCTGCTACCTCCCCATCCTTAGTCAGGGCCCTCTATGCCCAGGATGGGGGTACCCATGCAAAGCTCTCCCACAGCACATGGCACCACCCACTCTCTCCATGCGTCAGGAAGAGTGGGCTGTGGCCAGCACATTGCCATGGGATCTGCTGCCAGGCCTGAATCACTGGGagctggggatgggtggggaagaCCCTGCACCCCCTGAACTTACCACAGGAATGAACCAGAGGACCAGGTCTTCCCTGAGAGACACGCTCCTGGGGCATGGAGCCTGGCTCAGTGTCTGGGATCTTTCCATTCCTCTCCCAGGGATGTGGTGGGGAAAGCTGGGTTGCTGCCAGTCAgtggcccctccctccccttccccaaatcAGGCTGTGCACAGAAGATTATTAAACTCCTTAGAATGCAACCCAGGCATCTGAGTCAGTCAGAGCACTTAATTTTTTATAGATTAAAATGTATGCAAATTGGCCTGAGCCCCAGAGAGCATCTCCAAGAGGCAAGAGGGTGGCAGTAGGGAAGTGAATCTGGCTGTGGATAAGAAGcaaggtggggggagggcagcAGCAGGGAAATGGGGGGGTCCCGTCACGAGACGACCTCCCTTTCTCCATTCCGCCTCCCTGTTCCTGTGCCGGTTCCAGATGGCTGAGCACTCATCTCCCTCCTAAGGATGGCTCACTGTATTGAAGAAACTTAGAATCCTGTTTCCTAGCACTTCTCTCCCTGCCAACCCCCTTCTCCCCCTATTCCCCCAACTGTAACAGTGAAAAAAGGCTCCCCCTTACTAGACTCTGTGCTGACCATTCAGCCCATTCCAGGGTCAGTTTTGAGGATTCAGAGATTCCTCCTCAGGCCCCACCACCTGCTCTGGGCCCAGCTTTGAAGATCCTGGAATTGACTCGCTCCTCCTTCCCAAGTATTTTAGGGGAGGGGAGATTTACAGAGGTCAGGATCTCAGAAGCTGGCAGTTTAGTTTGGGGATTTTCCCTTTTATGTATGGTTGGGAGGGGCAGGATAAGGCAGAGTTCCAGAAGGAAAAAGTGATTCAGACAGGCAGAGCTGTAACGGGCACAGGGGAGATCTGGGCTCAGCTTCCTCTCTGGTGCCCCAAGCCTCACCTCTCCAAGATATCCACAAGGGTGCAGGCAAAGAGGAGGAGGCCTTCAGGCATCTGCAAGGCCACTGTAAGACATAGCAGAAATGAGACAAAAGGGATGGCAAGAGGCTGGGATGAGGACACTGCCCCAGGCTGGACCAGGCAACCTCTTCTCCCTTACCCCAACCCAAAAGCTTGGAGGCTCACCCTTCTTGGCCTGGGCTTGCTGGATCCTCCAGATGGTCTTGGGGATCTCAAAGTTATAGTTGGAAGGCAGGACTTGAATGGCTGCCTGCAGGTGGGGATTGTTCAGGATCTCAGGGGGGATCTGATTGGCAAAGCGGCCCCGAGGGGTTCGACCTAGGACGAATGCAAGGCCTGAGTCATTAACTGGCCTAAACCACAGTCAGACCCAGCTAAACTGTAACTCCATCCAAGCTTCAGGCCCAGATCACAGATGCCAAGGGGGTTGGCCCAGACTTCTTCCACACTGAGTTCATCCTGAAGCTAGAAAGACAGCTCATTAAACCAAGAGGAAATCTGCATAATCTCCATGTTGTGAGATTATTAGGAACCAAAGACTTGAGCCCACAAATGGAGTACAGTTCACCCCTTATCTCAGGATAACAGAGATGACACCAGGGGGCTGAGCCAAGGGGCCAATCAGTGGAAGCCCACACATTGCTCCTTGTTAGAGAACAACTCTGAGGAAAACCCAAGAACCTACCAGCCTAAGAAGTCTGGGAAAACGTCCCTCATTCCCCAACCCCTGAGAACAGTTTGAAGTTCTGAGGTCCTAGATATGAGAATCTATAAGCAAACTATTGTACTAATTTAAAAGACTGCCCTCCTTACCTGAGTCCCACTAACTGTGTACACACTAATTCCTGCACCCTTCCCTCTCATCATTTAAAAGAGCAATAAATAAACACCTCACATTTAACTGACTCAACACATTCGTTAGTCCCATTATTCCACCTACCTCCCACCCCCTTATCTCTTCAGGAGCCAGTTTGGTAATGTGACAAGGCAAGAAATTAacttattaaacaaatatttattgaacttgtACTATGTGCCTGAACTTGTACTAAGTCCCCTTACTAGGATATTAGGGATACTCCAATATCTGATACTTCACCCTCTATgtatgtgggggtgggtgggggtggtggtgatggtgcagTGGAGAACTGGCATGGCTGGCTGGGATGCTGAGACCATATTTGAATGTTACCATTGCTGTCCTTTCTGTTGAGTTTCTTCAAAGGCCTTGGAACAACCAGCGCAGACTCCCTGGGACCCTCACAGAAACTCCTCTGACAGGCCCAAGTTCCTTGTATTCCTTGGGGTGTGGGAGCTGCTAGTCTTAGTAGCTCAATTTACCCCAAGGACCAGTAGGCGGCTCCTCCTCTATCACGTGGCTGTGATCTTCTGTTTACATCAGTATTCCCAGTAGACTGCGATCCCAGAGGGCAAGGCTGTAGTCTAGTCCCTGCACCTAGCAGGCGCCTGGCATTCAGTGGGTGCTCAATAGGGGCCTGGAGAATGAAACCATGCGCCTCTTTCCTGAAAGCATTCCCTGAGGGCCCACTTGTGGAATGACCGCGGCAAAGCTCGtggctccttccctcctccccatccGGTCATCTTATCCGTGACTTTTCCTGCATCTGTCTGCTAGCAAGGCAGAGGGGCAGTTTTCTGGCTGGAGGACTACAAGCTCCTAGGAGGGGCTACTCCCGATCACGCCCTAAGGCTGCAACTGGAAGACCGTTCCCCCTGGGCTCCAGTGACAGCCGCCCGGAGCGGGTGACCGCAGGGCTTTCCGGGTCTGGCGGAGAGAAGCGCCGCCGCTGGGAAGGGAGCTAGTCTTGTTCCTGACTTGGCGGCTCTACCCTGAGAAGCGAGGTCCGCAGGCCTCAGCGTTGTAGCACCCACCTCTGCCAGGGCCGCTTCGACCGCCCGGCTCCGTAGCCTCGGACTTAACCAGCGCCGCCATTACCGGCCTACCCACGTGGAGACCAAAAAGGCAGCACCATAAGAACGCGGAGAGCGCAGACATTGCGGTCGATCTCCGATCGGCCAGCGAGGGGCGGGGACTTGCCGGGCGGGGACCGTGAAAGAGAAGATAGGGGCGAGGCTATCGTGGGTTCCTCCTCAA of Manis javanica isolate MJ-LG chromosome 4, MJ_LKY, whole genome shotgun sequence contains these proteins:
- the DPH1 gene encoding 2-(3-amino-3-carboxypropyl)histidine synthase subunit 1, with protein sequence MSALSAFLWCCLFGLHVGRPVMAALVKSEATEPGGRSGPGRGRTPRGRFANQIPPEILNNPHLQAAIQVLPSNYNFEIPKTIWRIQQAQAKKVALQMPEGLLLFACTLVDILERFTEAEVMVMGDVTYGACCVDDFTARALGADFLVHYGHSCLVPMDTSAQDFQVLYVFVDIQIDTAHLLDSVRLTFPPASALALVSTIQFVSTLQAAAQELKAEYRVSVPQCKPLSPGEILGCTSPCLPKEVEAVVYLGDGRFHLESVMIANPSVPAYRYDPYSKVLSREHYDHQRMQASRQEAIATAHLAKSWGLILGTLGRQGSPKILEHLESRLQALGLPFVRLLLSEIFPSKLSLLPEVDVWVQVACPRLSIDWGTAFPKPLLTPYEAAVALRDISWQQPYPMDFYAGSSLGPWTVNHGRDLTAHAHGRRARGKVQESTRPLPDTACEGCSCRAEKVTPPAP